The genome window CAAATCATTTGAATTGGAAGTCACCCATCTCCCAGACCACACTGAATTACCAGAGTCAGACGGTACTTTCGTGAAAAACTTTCAAGAACTTCCTCAAAGCATTATTCTCACTGATTCACTCCGACCAATATTGCAAAGAATTCATCCTGACGGACGCTATCGCATCGGCCAAGATTGCGGGATTTATTGGCGTTTAACTGACCCTCTCGAACGCGGTGCCGAAGCGCCCGATTGGTTTTATGTGCCGAATGTTCCCCCACTATTAAATGGTGAGGTGCGACGTTCTTATGTATTGTGGAAAGAATACGTTGCACCGCTGATTGTTTTGGAATTTGTTTCGGGTAATGGTTCAGAAGAGCGAGACAGAACCCCTCCGCCCGAACCCGGTCAAGCCGAAGAACAAAATGCGGGCAAATTTTGGGTTTACGAACAGGCGATTCGCGTGCCTTACTACGGGATTTATGAAGTGAAAAAAGCCGCTGTAGAAATGTATCATTTAGAAGACAATTGCTATCAGCGCATGAGTGCAAATGAGCGCGGTCGCTATCCGATTCCTCAGCTTGGAGTTGAGTTGGGAATTTGGCAAGGTGAATATGATGAGATGAATTTACCTTGGTTGCGTTGGTGGGATAGTGAAGGGAATTTGCTGTTAATTGGAGAGGAACGTGCCCGAGAAGAACGCCTGCGGGCGGAACGAGAACGCCTTCGCGCTGGAGAAGAACGCCTTCGCGCTGAAGAAGAACGCCTTCGCGCTGAAGAAGAAAAACAACGCGCCGATCGCCTAGCAGCAAAATTGCGCGAAATGGGGATTAATCCTGATGAGGTGTGATTGTTTTTAGGTTGTTAAATGGGGTGCGATTCCCTTCAGGATAGCTTCGCTGGCGTGTACTTTTTAAACAGCAGAAACATCTGAAGTCAGGAAAGGGATCTCGCACTTTCGATATCCTCACCACATTGTTTATATTAAGATTTCCTTAATTGCTTTCATTTAGTACAGACATCAGTGCTACTATTAATAGCTTAGCTAGGGGTGCCCGAATATCCGGGCTGAGAAAACACCCTTAGAACCTGAGTCTGGGTAATACCAGCGGAGGGAAGCTGTTTATCAAGGAAATTAAATATGCGTACCGAATGGATCGCTAAGCGTAGCGGGCAGAGCAATGTATCTCAAATGCACTACGCCCGCCAAGGTGTAATTACTGAGGAAATGCACTTTGTTGCTAAGCGAGAGAATCTCCCGCCAGAACTGATCCGCGCGGAAGTAGCGCGGGGACGGATGATTATTCCCGCTAACATCAATCACCCGAATTTGGAACCGATGGCGATCGGCATTGCATCTAAATGCAAAGTCAATGCTAATATCGGTGCATCTCCCAACTCTTCCAATATGGAAGAAGAAGTTGACAAGCTTAAACTAGCAGTTAAATACGGCGCTGATACCGTGATGGACTTGTCCACTGGCGGCGGCAATTTGGATGAAATTCGCACTACGATTATCAAAGCTTCACCGGTGCCGATCGGTACTGTACCAATTTACCAAGCTCTAGAAAGCGTTCACGGTAATATGGAAAGCCTAACCGCGAATGACTTTCTTCACATCATTGACAAACACGCTCAACAAGGTGTTGATTACCAAACAATTCACGCCGGAATTCTCATCGAACATTTGCCGCTGGTGAGGAACAGAATTACTGGCATTGTCTCTCGCGGCGGCGGTATTTTGGCGCGGTGGATGCTGCACCACCACAAACAAAATCCCCTCTACACTCACTTTAACGACATCATTGAAATCTTCAAAAAATACGATGTTTCGTTTAGTTTGGGAGATTCTCTGCGCCCCGGTTGCACTCACGATGCTTCCGACGAAGCTCAATTAGCCGAACTCAAGACTTTGGGACAATTAACTCGCAAAGCTTGGGAACATGACGTGCAGGTAATGGTGGAAGGCCCCGGCCACGTGCCGATGGATCAAATTGAGTTTAATGTCAAGAAACAAATGGAGGAATGTTCCGAAGCACCCTTCTATGTTTTGGGGCCCTTGGTGACAGATATTGCGCCTGGATACGACCACATTACCTCAGCAATTGGGGCGGCGATGGCTGGTTGGTACGGTACTGCAATGCTGTGTTACGTGACTCCGAAGGAACACTTGGGATTGCCGAATGCTGAGGATGTCCGAAACGGGTTAATTGCTTACAAAATTGCAGCCCACGCAGCGGATATTGCGCGGAGGCGGCCGGGTGCGCGCGATCGCGATGATGAACTCTCAAAAGCGCGTTACAATTTCGATTGGAACCGTCAATTTGAGCTGTCATTAGATCCAGAACGGGCAAAGGAATATCACGACGAAACTTTGCCAGCGGATATCTACAAAACTGCTGAATTCTGTTCGATGTGCGGGCCTAAGTTCTGTCCGATGCAGACTAAGGTTGATGCCGATGCTTTGACAGAATTAGAGAAGTTTTTGGCTAAGGAACCTGTAGCCCAAAGCTAATATTAGTAGGGTGGGCATTGCTCACCTTACTTAATCGTAAAGCTGTTTCGTTTCTTGTGGGGCGGGCATCCTGCTCGCCCAAAACTAGGGTGCTGATGGCGTACCTTACTTAAGGTTATATTAAAAGGAGTTTCCGAAAAGGAGAATTGCGATGTCCGTTCAACTTCAAAAACGCCTTTTTACGGTGAAAGAATATCATTTAATGGGTGAGACAGGGATTCTTTCTGAAGCTGAGCGCGTCGAACTCATTGAAGGAGAAATTATTCAAATGGCTGCTATTGGAACTCGTCACGCAACTGCTGTGAGACGACTTAACCGACTTTTTCACCGATTACCAGAAGATAGAGTTATTGTTGATGTCCAAAACCCTGTTCTGTTAAGCGAACGTACTGAACCGCAACCTGATGTAGTATTGCTCCAATTTCGCGATGATGATTACGAGACAGCACATCCAGTTCCCTCAGAAGTGTTACTTTTGGTAGAAGTCGCTGACAGTACAGTGGATAATGACAGAAATGTCAAAATTCCTATTTATGCCCGATCGCTCATTCAAGAGGTTTGGCTGGTTAATTTAGTGGAAAACAGCTTAGAAGTTTACCGCCAGCCAACACCAAACGGTTATAGTTTAATACTAAACTTGTACCCTGGTCAAGAGGTGGCACCGATCGCCTTTCCTGATTTTACAGTCAGTGTGGATTTGATATTGAGTGCGGGCGATCGCACTTCCTCAACCGCAGAACAATAAATTTGCTGCTTGATGCTGATTAAACTGCATTTTTCAAATGCCCTTGCTTTGCAGAGGATAAACAATTCTGGATTACTTCTAGACCAACAGCTTCAACTACATTAATACTTACCAAGATATTTATTACCATGCTCTGCCTGGTAACGAGAAATTTTCAATTTGTAGGGTGCGTTAACGCCGTGTAACGCACCGCCAGCCTCATGCACCATTTGAGCTAAGTAAAAGATTTACCTCGATATGTTAGCTTGTGCAGTTTCTTGGCACGTTGAAAGAATGCGCCGATCGTTTGAGCTAATTGTGCGAATAGAATGCAGATTTGTTAGCTGAGTATTGACTTCAACTGTTTGAACCTTTCCGGCTGAGATTGCCTTCCCGTACAGTGTATTTCCCTGAATTGTACCAGTGAAGCACGCAAAGTCCGATCGCGGCGCGTAGATTGCACCCACTACCCGATCGTTCTGGCGTTGAAACACAATATAGTTTTGAAGAACTTGGTTGGGCTGTGGCGAATCTCCGTACAGGTAAATACCATCTGGCAAAGCAGCAACATTAGTCTTAGATGGATTTTGTTGTGCTTGAATCGGTTGTTGCTGAATGCCAACACCAATTAGTGTCAGAGGACAAATAAAGGCTGTTGCCAGTCGTTTCCATTTCCCTTTAACAGATGCAGGTAAAATCATTGCTGCTTCTCCTTGCGCCAGGTCATCTAACACCTTAAAACAGTCTTCTCTAGTTAATATCTCACTCAGGTTATAATTTCGCTCTGCTAAAATCTGCCGATTGGTAGAGATGCTGAACCTGAAAGCTTGCGCTTGTTTAGCACCGAAAACTTTATTTTCTATTGTCCTCCAAGTACCTGAGCTGATTTTGATAAAATTAGAGCGGGCATAATTTCTAATCCCACCCAATAAAACACCGATCTAAGCTTGATGCCGATGCTTTGACCAAGAATTTCAAAGGTGGTACCCGCCACGTGATTTATCCGTGGAATCAATCCAAAATCTAAAATCAAAAATCCTCAAGAAAGAGCATTTATCCGTGGGGTCAATGCTAAAATCAAAAATCAAAAATCAAAAATCAAAAATCGATTGACGGAATTAGAGAAGTTTTTGGCTGAGCAACCTGTAGCGCAAAGCTAGTTGGAAGGGTGGGCGGAAACACTCCGCCCACCCTTCCCAATTCACCAGGCGCTAACTTTTTGTTTGGTAGAGCACAAAACATTTTGGATAACTTCTAGAGCAACAGCTTCAACTACATTAATACTTACACTATTACCCAGTTGATGATAAGCTTTCTCATCATTAGAATGCAGAATAAAATTATCGGAAAAACCTTGTAACCGCGCCGCCTCGCGGGGAGTAATCCTGCGGACTCGCTGATGATAGTAAACTCCTAATCTATTAGCATCACTGGCAACAATTGTTACAGAAATTTTCTGCGGATCGAGAAATTTATAGACTTCAAAGGAAAAGTTACCGGATACAGGTTTGTATCGATTGTTGTTCCGTTGCAGGTACTTTTTTGTTACCAAGGAATCCAGAATTTGATCGAGATTGGGATGAGCAAAAAAAGTAGCTATTTGCTCTTTAGTTAAGAGCTTGCCATCTCGGTCAGTTCCAAATTCTTTATTGCGCCTTTTCAAGATAAAAAGATTCATTAATTCAATTTCGTCTAAACTGCACTCGCCTCGCAAACCCAGTTCCCAAGAATGAATCGAATTGCCGCCGCGATAGTCAATTAGCCGCCTACCGTGCAGTCGGCTGAAATCATTGTTAACTATTTGTTTCAATGCCTTAACAAATTCTGGCGAACAATCATATTTTGCATCTGGATTGTCTTCCAAAATATCTGAAACTGTGACAGGTTGACTTAAGGGAGAAAATAACGATAGCTGTTGATGACTAGAGGAATGCGAATCTTTTGGGCCTAAGTCGGTAATTAGCTTAAATTGGGGCGAAGCATTTAAAATTCCTACTAGGTAAACTCGGACGCGGTTCTGAGGTAAGCTAAAGTTAGAGCTGTTGAGCAAAAAATAATCGAAGCTGTAACCTCGGCTTTTGATTTCGCCCTTAATAGTTTCGAGGGTTCTGCCGCCGTCGTGGCTGACAAGCCCCCGCACGTTCTCGAAAATAAATGCTTGAGGTTTAAAGGTATCAATTAACCTGGCAATCTCAAAAAATAGGGTGCCTCTGGTGTCTCCAAAGCCCTCTTTTTTGCCAGCATAGGAGAAAGACTGACAAGGAAATCCCGCTAGTAAAATTTCATGTTCAGGCAGTTTGTCAATTAATCGGATGTCGCCTAAAGGTGTGTCGGCAAAGTTTTTCTGGTAAACTAACTGAGCGTCTGGATTGATTTCGCTGCTTAATACGCATTCTGTTTCCAGATTCAAGGAACGAGCAGCGGATTCAAACGCTAATCTCATGCCGCCTATTCCTGAGAATAAGTCAATAAAACGGATTTTTGGCATAATAATTTTAGTTAGTTTAGATTTTAACACCATTTCTTAAGTATACCATCTCTTTACTCATTGTTAGGCACAAAGTAATCCCTCAAAAAATCGCAAAGTACATTCAGTTCATTGTGGGAAAATGCAACAGTGCAATGACTGTACGTACACAAGGTTCTGATTGCATTTTCCCTCTCAAAGTTACCAGCGCCATCAATGATATAAGCCATTTTATAACCTGCATTTTCAATCTGCTCAAATCTAGCTCTTGCTTGTCCAGCTTTACGTTCAATTACACTATTTGTTGTTACCTGAAAGCTAATCTCTATTGCAACAAACTTATCTTCTTTAGAAAGAACTAGATCAAATGTTGTTAGTCCTTTTTCGCTTTCTTGGTCAGTATGTCTAACGCCGGGTAAATGAGCGTTAGGTCTAATAGCTATATCTATAACCCCTAAATTATCTTGTAAGTATTCTTTGACAAAGTTTTGAGCGATTTGACCTAAAGTATTGGATTGTGACCCAGAGGTTATCCGGCTAACCCAGATATATCGTTGTTTAATAAACTTATTTAATTTATCGGGTTGACCTAAGTAATTACCAATTTCACATTTAGCTAGAACCTCAGCGCTTTTTTCATTCAGCGAACTAGCGCCGAACAAAAGAATTGCTATTAAATCTTTATGTGCCAAAGATAGAGATTGATTTTGGAGAATTTTTTTACCGTCAATCCCTAGTTTATTATTGGTTAGTTGACCTGATGCTGGTAGAAAAGTGAATTGATAAGAGTAAGTTTGCAGGTTCCAAAGGTAATCTAATCTCTTTAAGGGAAACATAGAAGTAAACTGACTATTCACTCTTTTTATCATTTCTCCCCCAAAGTCCGCCAGTACAATTAAATGCTTCAGGAACATATTTGCAGAAAGTGTTGAAGCTTCTACTATTTGAAATAGTCCGCTTAACTCCGAAACTGGGACGCTAAGAATAGCGATAAATTGCTCTTGAGTTTCTATCAATTTTGGTATGACACTGAGTTCTGCTTCCTTTTGAGATAAGTCGGAAGGCCAAAACATAGAAGCTAACTCACGGATTTCTTCAACTGTTCTTCTGTAATTTTGAGTTGACATTTTTGGTTTTTTGTGGTATTAAGTGCTGTGAGTTTGATGAGATCGCCCGCCCTTCTCGCTATTAAATGTTCGGCGGTTGACGGGATTCTTCTGAGGAGGAGGCTGGCGATCGCACTTTTCCCTATTTCTTGCTACTAATCCATTCCTTAAGATCCTGAATGGTAAAAATGGCTTGAAAATTCAATCCCGCCTCGCGATATAATTCCCCTCCACCTTGCTCTCTATCAATCAGAGACAAAATACGATCGACTTTATAACCAGCCGCCCGCAACCGATCCACCGCCTGCATCGCCGACTTGCCCGTCGTCACCACATCCTCCAAAACCGCCACATTCGTGCCCTCTGGCAACAGCGGCCCCTCAATATACGCCATTGTCCCGTGTCCCTTCGTCTCCTTTCTGACAATTAAAGCTGGTATAGGTCGATCGCCCAAAGCCGAAACTACGCTCACCGCAGTTACAATCGGGTCAGCACCCAAAGTCAAGCCGCCCACAGCTTGCACATCCGACGACAGCATCGACAACAGCAAACGTCCCGTTGCCAAAGCACCTTCAGCGTGCAGCGTCACCGGTTTGCAGTTAATGTAATAAGAACTTTTCTGCCCCGAAGACAGCACAAAATCGCCTTCGCGATAGGCAAACTCGCACAACAAATCGAGAAGTCGATCGCGCAACACTTTTAAATCCGCAGCATTCATAACTCACACCGTGTAAAAAACACAAATAATCCGCCGATAATCAGTTTATAGTGGAATCGGAATTAATTAAGGAGGCCCAAATATATGAGTCAAAAGTTAAAAGGCCTGAGCGGCGCGTTGATTCTCGCTGTCGCCTCTGCCGCAATGGCATCCGTCAAACCAGGTCAAGCACAAACAGCACGATTTCACCCGATTGCCGATGACTTCAACCGACAATTCTTTGAAGCTTCAGGAGACTTTTACCACAACGTCAGCTTGCAAGGTTACTTGGGCGACTATTTAGGCATCGGTTCCCCCAGCGGCGTCGTTGCCTTTCCCGAAAAAGAAATTGAGCGGGATGCCAGTCGCGTCAACGGCTTCTACCGACGAGTAATGCAGCGCCAAGTTTCCAGCGATCCGATTCTCCGCGTCCCCGATGCCGTCAATCCCTTCGATGCTTCAATCATGGCACTGCCTGCTGCTTGTCAGCTAGCACCTCAACCAAGCGGCTGTTTCGCCACTCCCGCCGGACTCCAAGATCAGTTTACACTTCCAAGACAGCAGCAAGATGCACCGACCGATCCAGGGCCCGTTAGAGGACTTTATCAAGTATCGCCGGCTCGCAAGAATTAATCGATCGACAGTTGCGAGTTTTGAGCCGAGGCGGGTTTACTCTCATCTCGGATTTGTATGAGAGAGAAAGTCTCAACCCGCCCCAAAAATTCATGTTTTGGCAATTCTTTCGGTAAACGCGCCACTAGCTTTTTTTAACTATCGCGGTTATTTTACAGGATTGACACTCTCCTGGCTAAAGCCGAGGAGATTCTTGATTCGCAGAATCGACTTGCCGATGCAGAATTACTTCAACATCGGTAGCGGTCAATTCTCCACAAGCGTTCGGATCTAAGATCCAAGTTCCGACGTGCCCCGCCGTACTCAATCCCCGACTTAGGATATTTTTAGCTGCGTTCCAGTCACGATCTAATACGCATCCACACCGACAAGCGTGGGTTCGCGTTGAGAGACTTTTCTTAACAATTGTTCCGCAACTAGAGCATTCTTGACTTGTTCCGTTAGCTGGTACGGCAATCGTAATTCTTCCGAATACTTTGCCAAAATATTCCAGCCAAATTCGGAACATATACCAAGAAGCGTCGTTAATCGATTTTGCCAGACAGTGATTCTTCACCATATTTTTAATCCTCAAATCTTCGTAGACTACACAGTCGTTAGACTGGATGACGCATCTTGCCAGCTTCACGGCAAAATCTTTACGCTGTCTGCTGATTTTGAGGTGGCGCTTCCCTAGAATCGCTCTAGCTTTTTCCGGTTTTGCGAACCCTTGACTCGTTTTGAAACTCGTTTTTGGGATTTCTTCAACCTGCGTTCTCCCTGGCGGAGGAAACGCGGGTTATCAACTGCAATGCCATTTGAGTCAGTGTAAAACTCTTTAAGTCCTACATCTAACCCGATGGCGTTACCCGTGATTTCAATCTTTTCAGAACGGTCAACTTGCACGCAAAGCTGCACGTAATATCCGTCTGCCCGTCTCACCAAGCGTACTCGTTTGATTTGACTGCGCTGGTAGAAATGTAAGTCGCGCGTTCCTTTTAACTTGAGCTTTCCGATTCCTTTTTTATCGGTAAAAGTGATTGATTTCCGGTCGTCTGCCAGACGCCAGCCCGTAGTCTTGTATTCGACGGAGCGGTTGTGTTTCTGGAATTGCGGGAATCCTTTTTTTCCTGGGACTTTCTTTTTGCAGTTGTCGTAAAATCGTGAAATCGCCGACCACGCTCTTTCTGAACTCGATTGTCTGGCCATGCTGTTTAAGTCGTCGCAAAACGGGAATTCCTTCGCTAGAATGGCGCTGTATTTATTCAAGTCGTATTTGTTGACTTTTTCGTTTTCCATCCAAAACCGCAGTGCTTTGTTGCGGATGAACTGCACCGTTCTAATTGCTTCGTCTACAGCTTCAAATTGCTGCTTTTTACCGTATGCTTTCAACTCGAAAACTAGCATGACTTCGACCCTCATCACGATAGGTTTATGCTAGCAGCGTTGGCTTAACCCGGTTCTCATTGTTCACAAAGATTTACATAGTTGTAATTTACAGTACATACAATTCAGAAATCTCATGAAAAATACTGGGAGGCTAAAGCCTCCTTACCCCTTTCATCCCCGGACTGAAGTCGCGGGGTTTTCAGGGTGTTCTTTATAAATATTATCCAATATTTATCAAACAATGCTGCCGTCAGGCATGATTGTTCCTTTTAAAATAGCTTCCCCCAGATTAGCTCCCGCCAATTTCGCTCCCCTGAGATTTGCCCCGGTCAAATTCGCCCCTCTCAAATCAGCTTTGCCGAGGTTTGCCCACCGGAAATCTGCAGCGCTCAACTCCGCAAAACTGAAATTGGCTCTGAAAAGATATGCTGCAGTGAAGTGAGCTTCCCCGAGGTTAGCTTTAGAGAAATTGGCTGCATAGCAATGTGCTTCAATCACTTCCGCTTGAGTGAGATTGGCTTGACTGAGATTAGCCAAGTTGAGGTTCGCGCCCATCGCATTAACTCGAAACATCACCGCACCGATTAAATTCGCATCTCCGAAATCAGTTTGTTGGAGATTGGCACCGCTAATGTCGGCCCCAATTAAATTAGCAGCGCTCAAATCAGCTCCTCTCAGGTCAGCCGCTTGGAGGTTTGTGCCAGTTAAGTTAGCTTTAATCAAATTAGTTTCTAACAGTTGCGCTCCGGAAAGATTTGCTAAACTGAGGTTAGATTCGGCGAAGTTAGCCGCAATTAATTTAGCCTTAAATAAGTCTGCTTTACAAAGGTTCGACCGCCAAAGATGCGCTCCTCTGAGATTTGCTTGTGCGAGATTAGCTTCGCTGAGATCCGGTTCTAGATTCGGGTTGAGATTTCTCCACTCAATCCAAGTAACTGCACCTTTTTTCAGGAGCGCTAAATGCTGTTTGTTTGCCATAATTACATCTCCTTTAACGGCTATTCCTTGCGACCAAAAATTGCTGGATTTTCCCTACCAGCCACGCTTTCCACCGCCGCAATTGCTGCCTGGGAACCTGCTATAATATCTCGTTCTGCGCCGCCGAGGTAAAGCCGTCCGAAACTACCGACAGCCTGAACCTCTAAGATGTTAATAGATGCGCCTTTTTCTGCTTCATTGGCCGCCAGCGCTGCATAGGCCGCCGGTTCTACTTCTAAGACGTAAAGCGTTTGTCCCGCCAGCAGCAACTGTCCGCGGCGGGTGCGGTTGATTAATTGTGTTTGGTGGGCGTCAATATTGCGAATAATTTGACTGGAAATCACTCGCGGTTTGATACATTCTTCTCTGCGGACTCCGATAAATTCTAGAATTGCTTTGCCTGCAGCCCGCGTTTCCCCCTGCTGACTCGAGTGTAC of Oscillatoria nigro-viridis PCC 7112 contains these proteins:
- a CDS encoding Uma2 family endonuclease; this encodes MTIAKSFELEVTHLPDHTELPESDGTFVKNFQELPQSIILTDSLRPILQRIHPDGRYRIGQDCGIYWRLTDPLERGAEAPDWFYVPNVPPLLNGEVRRSYVLWKEYVAPLIVLEFVSGNGSEERDRTPPPEPGQAEEQNAGKFWVYEQAIRVPYYGIYEVKKAAVEMYHLEDNCYQRMSANERGRYPIPQLGVELGIWQGEYDEMNLPWLRWWDSEGNLLLIGEERAREERLRAERERLRAGEERLRAEEERLRAEEEKQRADRLAAKLREMGINPDEV
- the thiC gene encoding phosphomethylpyrimidine synthase ThiC, which gives rise to MRTEWIAKRSGQSNVSQMHYARQGVITEEMHFVAKRENLPPELIRAEVARGRMIIPANINHPNLEPMAIGIASKCKVNANIGASPNSSNMEEEVDKLKLAVKYGADTVMDLSTGGGNLDEIRTTIIKASPVPIGTVPIYQALESVHGNMESLTANDFLHIIDKHAQQGVDYQTIHAGILIEHLPLVRNRITGIVSRGGGILARWMLHHHKQNPLYTHFNDIIEIFKKYDVSFSLGDSLRPGCTHDASDEAQLAELKTLGQLTRKAWEHDVQVMVEGPGHVPMDQIEFNVKKQMEECSEAPFYVLGPLVTDIAPGYDHITSAIGAAMAGWYGTAMLCYVTPKEHLGLPNAEDVRNGLIAYKIAAHAADIARRRPGARDRDDELSKARYNFDWNRQFELSLDPERAKEYHDETLPADIYKTAEFCSMCGPKFCPMQTKVDADALTELEKFLAKEPVAQS
- a CDS encoding Uma2 family endonuclease, which gives rise to MSVQLQKRLFTVKEYHLMGETGILSEAERVELIEGEIIQMAAIGTRHATAVRRLNRLFHRLPEDRVIVDVQNPVLLSERTEPQPDVVLLQFRDDDYETAHPVPSEVLLLVEVADSTVDNDRNVKIPIYARSLIQEVWLVNLVENSLEVYRQPTPNGYSLILNLYPGQEVAPIAFPDFTVSVDLILSAGDRTSSTAEQ
- the dcm gene encoding DNA (cytosine-5-)-methyltransferase; translated protein: MPKIRFIDLFSGIGGMRLAFESAARSLNLETECVLSSEINPDAQLVYQKNFADTPLGDIRLIDKLPEHEILLAGFPCQSFSYAGKKEGFGDTRGTLFFEIARLIDTFKPQAFIFENVRGLVSHDGGRTLETIKGEIKSRGYSFDYFLLNSSNFSLPQNRVRVYLVGILNASPQFKLITDLGPKDSHSSSHQQLSLFSPLSQPVTVSDILEDNPDAKYDCSPEFVKALKQIVNNDFSRLHGRRLIDYRGGNSIHSWELGLRGECSLDEIELMNLFILKRRNKEFGTDRDGKLLTKEQIATFFAHPNLDQILDSLVTKKYLQRNNNRYKPVSGNFSFEVYKFLDPQKISVTIVASDANRLGVYYHQRVRRITPREAARLQGFSDNFILHSNDEKAYHQLGNSVSINVVEAVALEVIQNVLCSTKQKVSAW
- a CDS encoding type II site-specific deoxyribonuclease; the encoded protein is MSTQNYRRTVEEIRELASMFWPSDLSQKEAELSVIPKLIETQEQFIAILSVPVSELSGLFQIVEASTLSANMFLKHLIVLADFGGEMIKRVNSQFTSMFPLKRLDYLWNLQTYSYQFTFLPASGQLTNNKLGIDGKKILQNQSLSLAHKDLIAILLFGASSLNEKSAEVLAKCEIGNYLGQPDKLNKFIKQRYIWVSRITSGSQSNTLGQIAQNFVKEYLQDNLGVIDIAIRPNAHLPGVRHTDQESEKGLTTFDLVLSKEDKFVAIEISFQVTTNSVIERKAGQARARFEQIENAGYKMAYIIDGAGNFERENAIRTLCTYSHCTVAFSHNELNVLCDFLRDYFVPNNE
- the pyrE gene encoding orotate phosphoribosyltransferase, translated to MNAADLKVLRDRLLDLLCEFAYREGDFVLSSGQKSSYYINCKPVTLHAEGALATGRLLLSMLSSDVQAVGGLTLGADPIVTAVSVVSALGDRPIPALIVRKETKGHGTMAYIEGPLLPEGTNVAVLEDVVTTGKSAMQAVDRLRAAGYKVDRILSLIDREQGGGELYREAGLNFQAIFTIQDLKEWISSKK
- a CDS encoding pentapeptide repeat-containing protein, with amino-acid sequence MANKQHLALLKKGAVTWIEWRNLNPNLEPDLSEANLAQANLRGAHLWRSNLCKADLFKAKLIAANFAESNLSLANLSGAQLLETNLIKANLTGTNLQAADLRGADLSAANLIGADISGANLQQTDFGDANLIGAVMFRVNAMGANLNLANLSQANLTQAEVIEAHCYAANFSKANLGEAHFTAAYLFRANFSFAELSAADFRWANLGKADLRGANLTGANLRGAKLAGANLGEAILKGTIMPDGSIV
- a CDS encoding microcompartments protein, whose product is MGIELRSYVFLDNLQPQHAAYIGTVAAGFLPLPGDASLWIEISPGIEINRITDVALKSASVRPGVQVVERLYGLLEVHSSQQGETRAAGKAILEFIGVRREECIKPRVISSQIIRNIDAHQTQLINRTRRGQLLLAGQTLYVLEVEPAAYAALAANEAEKGASINILEVQAVGSFGRLYLGGAERDIIAGSQAAIAAVESVAGRENPAIFGRKE